ATCGGCCGTCCGGCCCAGACCCGCCGTATCGAACAGCCGCACCGGCACGCCCTCGATCTCCACCTCGCTGCAAACGTAATCCCGCGTCGTACCCGGCAGATCGGCCACCAGCGCCCGCTCGTGGGCTGAGAGACAATTCAGCAGCGTGCTCTTGCCCGCGTTGGCTGGCCCGACGATCGCCACCGTCATCCCGCTCAGCAGCCGCTTGGCCGCCGGCCAATGCGCAAGGCACGCCGACAACTCCTCGCGCGAAGCGCCGGCAAGCCGCTCATGAACTCGGGCAAACCCCTCATGCGCCTGGTGCAGCAGGAACCTGCCCGCCTTTGCCGTCAGCGCCCCGGGCAGCAGGCGATAGGCCTCCGCCGCCACCGGATTCTCCAGCCGATACGTTTGACCCAGCAGTTCGACCGTGTCGACCAGCACCGCGCCGGCCTCTTGGAAAAGCTCGACGATCCGCTGAACCACCCGAACGCCGCCGTGACAGGTGATCTCATAGAGCGGCTGATCTTCGGACAGGCAGGCCACCAGCACCCGGTCGACCGGCCGACCCTCCCTATCGTGCAAACCGGTCAGCACGACCTCACCGCATCGCGGCGCATCGGCCAACCCGCTGTGCCCGACGATCATCGCCTGCGCCCGTGGACCGGCCACCTGAATCACCGCGATCGCCGACGAGCCCTGGGCCGAAGCCGGCGCCACCACTGTCCGCCCGTCCGCGTCCGACACGTGCCTAATCCTCTTGCGACTCGGCCCACAGCTCATAGGCCAGATCGACCCCCATCAGCAGCAGATCCGGCGCCACCGCCTTGGCAAAGTCATTGTGCTCAGCAATCAGCGTGGCGTCGCCGCCGGTCAGAATGACCTCCGGCCATCGCCCAAGCTCCGTGGCGTACCGCTCGACAATCTCCCGCAACGCCCCGACCGCGCCCAGAATGATCCCGCTCGAGATCGCCTCGACGGTGTTGCGGCCCCACGGCGTGACCGGAAGCGACGGATCGCTCACCAGCGGCAGCGCCGCCGTGTATGACGAAAGGGCGTACGCCGAAAGACGAAGCCCGGAAAGGATCGCGCCGCCCAGGAACACCCCTTCGTCGTTGACGCAGTCGATGGTGACCGCGGTGCCGAAATCGGCCACGACCACCGCCGTCTCCATCCGCTCGTAGGCCATCGCCGCCGCCACCACCCGATCAGCCCCGACCGTGCTCGCGTCGCTCAGGTCAAGCCGCAGCGGCAGCGGAATGTCCCGGCCGATCACCAGCGGCTTGGAGTCTGTCCGCCGCCGCACCAGCTCTTCCACCGTGGCGCACGTCTTGGGCGCCACCGAACAGACGACCACCGGCCGAACCTTCTGCGGCTCCAACAGCTTCATCAGCCGGACCAGCTCGTCGCCGAACTGCTCGATCTCGTCGGCGGCCAGAGCGACCTTTTCCAGCACCTTGCGCTCCTCGACCACCGCCAGGCGAGTCATCGTGTTGCCGATATCGACCGCAATGATCTTCATGGCTCTCCTGCCTCTCCTTCCGCAGCCGCCGGGGCCGACTCGCGATACTCCTGAACCACCCGGTACGCGTGCTCCAGCAACTCCGGCACGCCGTGTCCGGTCACCGCTGAGATGGCGAAGACCCGCTCGTCTCCCAGCCGCTCGCGAAACTCCCGCAGCGCCTCGCCCGCGTCGGTCAGGTCCATCTTGTTGACCGCCACAATCTCCGGCTTGGCGGCCAGCACCGGTGAGTATTTGCTCAACTCGCCGCGAATCACCTCGTAGTGCTCGAATGGATCGCCCGCCGGCGGCAGGATGTCCACCAGATGGATCAGCACCGAGGTCCGCTCGATGTGCCGCAAAAATTCATCGCCCAGTCCGGAGCCCTCGTGGGCCCCTTCGATCAGGCCGGGAATGTCGGCGATCACGATCCGCCGATGGTTCCGCAGCTCGGCGATGCCCAGCACCGGATGGCGCGTGGTGAACGGGTAGTCGGCGATCTTCGGCCGGGCGGCTGAGACCCGCGAGAGCAACGTCGATTTGCCCGCGTTCGGCATGCCCACCAGACCCACGTCGGCGATCAGCTTCAACTCCAACCGAAGCACCCGCTCCTGGCCCGGCAGACCGGGTTCAGCCTCCTGCGGGGCCTGTTCGGTCGACGTGGCAAAGGCCTTGTTCCCGCGTCCGCCCTTGCCGCCGCGGGCCACGCAGACCCGCTGGCCCGGCTCGACCAGGTCCTTGAGCAGCAGATCGGCCTCCTTGTCGTAGATCAGCGTGCCCGGCGGCACCCGGACGATCCGGTCCCGGCCGCTGCGACCGGTCTTGTTCTTGCCCATGCCCGGCCGGCCGGGTTCGGCCTTCCAGTGATGGTGCCCAACCAGATCCATCAGCGTGTTGAGGTTCTCATCGGCTTCGAGATAGACGCTGCCGCCGCGGCCGCCGTCACCGCCGTCCGGGCCGCCGCGCGGCACGTACTTTTCCCGCCGGAAGGCCACGCATCCGGCCCCGCCGTCGCCGCCCTTGACGTAAATCTCCGCCCTGTCGATGAACATGATTGACACTCACACCCGCTGATGAATAATAACCTAATTGGTGATTCAGCCCCGTATTATAGGCGTTCAGAGGGGTTATTATGCAGGATATTCAGCGTCGATACGAGAAAGTTCTGGACCAGGCCAAAGCCGTCGGACAGCAGCACGTCCTGCGGTTCTGGAGCCAATTGAATGACAGCCAAAAGGACCAGCTTTTGCGGCAACTGGAGGACCTCGACTTCCAGCAGATCGACCGGCTGGCCCGCGACTGCGTCCGCCAAGCCACCCCGTTCGAACTGCCCAAAACCATCGAACCGGCCCCGCAGTTTCCGGTCCAGCCGGACAGCCCGCAAACCGCTGAGCTGTACCGCAAGGCCTGGCAGGCCGGCGAACAGGCTTTGTCTGAAGGAAAGGTCTGTGCGTTCACCGTGGCCGGCGGCATGGGCACGCGACTGGGTTTCGACGGGCCCAAGGGCTGCTATGCGATCGCCCCGGTGACGGGCAAGACGCTCTTTCAGCTTTTCGCCGAGTACATCCTCAACTGCCGCCGCCGCTACAGCGAGAAGATCCGCTGGTACATCATGACCAGCGACGCCAACCACGAAGCCACCGTGGCCTTCTTCGAACAGCACGACCGCTTCGGCCTGCCCAAAGACGACGTACGGTTCTTCCAGCAGGGCATGATGCCCGCCTTCGACACCGACGGGCGGCTCCTGCTCGACGCGCCGGACTCTTTGGCCCTCTCGCCGGACGGCCACGGCGGCTCGCTGCGGGCCCTGCGCCGCGCGGGCGTGCTCGATGAGCTCCGCCGGCGCCAGGTGGACCACATCAGCTACTTCCAAGTCGATAACCCCCTGGTCCGGTGCCTGGACCCGCATTTTGTCGGACTGCACATCCTCGAAGGCAGCGAGATGTCCAGCAAATCGATCCCCAAGGCCGAGGACAAGGAGCGGGTCGGCAACTTCGTGATCGGCGACGGCAGGCTGATGGTCATCGAATACTCCGACCTGCCCGACGAACTGGCGGTCGAGCGGAACGCCGACGGCGCCCGGCGCTACGACGGCGGCTCGATCGCGATCCACGTGATCGCCCGGGCGTTCGTCGAGCGGATCACAGAGGGCGGCCTGCGGCTGCCCTGGCACCGCGCGGTCAAGAAGGTCCCCTTCGTCGACGAATCCGGCCGGCGGATCGAGCCGACCGAACCCAACGCGGTCAAACTCGAGCAGTTCGTCTTCGACGCGATCCCCCTGGCCGACCGCCCGATCGTCGTCCAGACCGACCGGAAGGAGGAGTTC
The sequence above is a segment of the Phycisphaerae bacterium genome. Coding sequences within it:
- a CDS encoding GTP-binding protein translates to MSDADGRTVVAPASAQGSSAIAVIQVAGPRAQAMIVGHSGLADAPRCGEVVLTGLHDREGRPVDRVLVACLSEDQPLYEITCHGGVRVVQRIVELFQEAGAVLVDTVELLGQTYRLENPVAAEAYRLLPGALTAKAGRFLLHQAHEGFARVHERLAGASREELSACLAHWPAAKRLLSGMTVAIVGPANAGKSTLLNCLSAHERALVADLPGTTRDYVCSEVEIEGVPVRLFDTAGLGRTADPLAAEARARTIQACEQAEFVVIVLDATATAGLAEQLAECVAIAPVKRLVDDGRAVTVVNKIDSPDRWHELDELDVASPTVEISALTGLNVDGLGRALLDLAGLRELDIRQPCVFAEGQADEVRRVLDRLRDGR
- the obgE gene encoding GTPase ObgE; this encodes MFIDRAEIYVKGGDGGAGCVAFRREKYVPRGGPDGGDGGRGGSVYLEADENLNTLMDLVGHHHWKAEPGRPGMGKNKTGRSGRDRIVRVPPGTLIYDKEADLLLKDLVEPGQRVCVARGGKGGRGNKAFATSTEQAPQEAEPGLPGQERVLRLELKLIADVGLVGMPNAGKSTLLSRVSAARPKIADYPFTTRHPVLGIAELRNHRRIVIADIPGLIEGAHEGSGLGDEFLRHIERTSVLIHLVDILPPAGDPFEHYEVIRGELSKYSPVLAAKPEIVAVNKMDLTDAGEALREFRERLGDERVFAISAVTGHGVPELLEHAYRVVQEYRESAPAAAEGEAGEP
- a CDS encoding type III pantothenate kinase; amino-acid sequence: MKIIAVDIGNTMTRLAVVEERKVLEKVALAADEIEQFGDELVRLMKLLEPQKVRPVVVCSVAPKTCATVEELVRRRTDSKPLVIGRDIPLPLRLDLSDASTVGADRVVAAAMAYERMETAVVVADFGTAVTIDCVNDEGVFLGGAILSGLRLSAYALSSYTAALPLVSDPSLPVTPWGRNTVEAISSGIILGAVGALREIVERYATELGRWPEVILTGGDATLIAEHNDFAKAVAPDLLLMGVDLAYELWAESQED
- a CDS encoding UDPGP type 1 family protein; protein product: MQDIQRRYEKVLDQAKAVGQQHVLRFWSQLNDSQKDQLLRQLEDLDFQQIDRLARDCVRQATPFELPKTIEPAPQFPVQPDSPQTAELYRKAWQAGEQALSEGKVCAFTVAGGMGTRLGFDGPKGCYAIAPVTGKTLFQLFAEYILNCRRRYSEKIRWYIMTSDANHEATVAFFEQHDRFGLPKDDVRFFQQGMMPAFDTDGRLLLDAPDSLALSPDGHGGSLRALRRAGVLDELRRRQVDHISYFQVDNPLVRCLDPHFVGLHILEGSEMSSKSIPKAEDKERVGNFVIGDGRLMVIEYSDLPDELAVERNADGARRYDGGSIAIHVIARAFVERITEGGLRLPWHRAVKKVPFVDESGRRIEPTEPNAVKLEQFVFDAIPLADRPIVVQTDRKEEFSPVKNATGVDSAETTRRDLVARAARWLAEADIHVGGGGDGQPCPVEISPLRAVFPHDLKG